Part of the Methylomonas sp. AM2-LC genome, CCAATTCAACGATGACTGGAGTGTTAAGCACAGCTTTTCGGTCAATCAGCAGGGATTTACCGCTAATGGTGTTGCACTACCGGGGGTAACAACTACTTCGGCTGGCTTTGTATCGATAGGTCTACCTCCTCAACCCTTCGTTGGTTGGGGGGTTGTGCGTACACCTATCGGTAATGGCTCACAATCGGACACCTATTCAACCAATCTGGATCTGATCGGTCATTTTAATACGTATGGTTTGCGGCACACTACCTTATTTGGCGGCGATTATTATCGGCTAAACAATTCTTTTTCTATGATTCGGAGTTCTCTAGAAATACCCTGGTCCGTGGTTAATCCTTACAATCCGGTCAATCCTGGTCTTCAATTAGATCCGAATATATCAGCATCCGGAGACTTTGGTTCGCACCAACAAACCGATCAATACGGTCTGTACGGCCAAGATCAGATTAAACTGCCGTTTGATGTCCACATTACCGGTGGTATTCGTTACCAGTATATCCATCAACGTACGCTGACTACCGGCGATGGTGGTGTCTCGACGGGTGATACAGCTTATAGTCAGGATGCAGTCACACCACGTGTAGGTGTATTATGGCATCCGCAGAGTTGGGTTAGCCTTTATGCCAACTATGCGGAGAGTTTTGGCCCCAATACTGGTTTGACCTGGATTGGCTCTGGTCAAACAACTGCAGGGCAATATAAACAAATTGCCCCCACCAGTGCCGAGCAATATGAAGGCGGCATTAAAACTGAGTTTTTGGATGGTCAGCTACGTGCCACTTTAGCTTACTATGATATGACCAAAACAAATGTCGCTACTGGAGATCCGCAGCATCCATTTCCTGCCTGTGGCAGTGGTTGTAGCTTGGCGATTGGTGGAATCCGTAGTCGTGGGCCGGAGTTGGATATTCAAGGTGAATTGTTTCCGGGTTGGAATATGATTGCTACTTGGGCAAACACAGATATACGCGTTTCAAAAACCAATGCGAATAACGATCCGCTTCCATTAAATAACCTTAGTGTGGGATCTAGGTTATTTGATGTGCCACGCAATACGGCCAGCGTTTGGAGTACTTACGAAATACAAGATACCGATTTTAAAGGACTAAAGTTCGGTGGTGGGGTAACTGTGCGGGATGGAACCATCGGTGTGGGTGGATTGAGCTTTGCAACTGGTACTAACGCTCCAACCATTCACGTGCCCGCTTATGCAACTTTGGACTTGATGACTGCCTATAGTCACTCTTTTGGTAAATCTAAAGTCACTGTCCAATTTAATCTCACCAATCTGCTAGATAAACGCTATTACACCAATATCAACTCTGTAAACAATGATACAACCAATGGATTTTACGCGGCTAATGCGGCCTACGGTGCGCCGCGAGCGGCTATGGGGTCAATTAATATCCAATATTAAGGGCAAGCCTACTAAAAAAAGGGGATACCTCCCCTTTTTTCATATCTCACCAGTTAGGAATACAGTTGAATATGTCACGTCACTTCTGGGGCATCATACAACGCTATGCAGGTCTGTTCATGGCTTTTATTTTAACCGTGGCAGGGCTAACAGGTATTTTATCATGAACTGGATCATTGGCTTAATCCAGCAAATAATCCAGTTATCATTCAATCGGGTTCACTATTGTCACCCCTTGGTCTTGCGCGATGAGCATTAGCTTTGACCTCACTCACGCATAAACGCCATTGATTTACAGTCATAAACGAATGAGCTGTATTCCCTGTCTATGAACCCCGCCTTGATCCGCTTACGGCTGAACCGTATAAATTACAAGTCATCAACTCAACCCTTATACCGATCTAGTAATCGCCTCTCCACCTGTCAAGCAAACCGAAAATAGCGGCTTTTGGCCGCTGATCCGGCAAAATATCCTGCCGTTTATCTATGCTATTCAGCTACCCGTCTTTGAGTGACGGTTTGCCTGACAGAAAACAAGGTAGACTTCATTTTTTTCCTATCTCTCCCAGTAATGGGCGACTTAATATCTTATACCACCAACTTGCCGCTTCGCCTTTATCTGCGGTGCGCATTGCCAACCATACAGGTTCAGGTGGCCGCGCTTCAGTAACTGCCAACTCAATAAGTGCGCCATCTTTTAAGTATGTTGTGATCAACTTCCTGGGTAGAAAGCCAAATCCAAGGCCAGCAAGTTGAAATTGTATTTTGATATCAAAATTAGGCACGGTAATTCGTTTTTGACCGGACAATAAGCCTATGGTTTTGGCTGGTAGAG contains:
- a CDS encoding TonB-dependent receptor; its protein translation is MTIRSKRNHLMIVLIAFQFFGKVNAESTVRQYHIPAQSLNSALMGFASDSNLELLYSADQLRGLNFKGLDGTMTPKQALDQLLQDSGYTYRFIDDHTVTLEKAPPPPASLLNSTDPTNLPKVNVVGNAVYDVKDPYNEDYVIPNATAGTKTDTPIMETPLNVQVVSKQVMKDQQVISLGDALKNVSGVVFNSQTSVGNLNATNAGTDSIITLRGFASTTTLRNGFRLQGGANRNMSNVESVEVLKGPAAILYGLVEPGGMVNVVTKQPLATPYYALNQQFGSYDNYRTTIDTTGPVAGNTDVLYRMNVSYQNSGSYQNYVSNEDIFLAPTLKWVISPKTQLTAEFEYNRQNKNVGNAFNPYLGGQLMNLPLSTNYGAVSPTVTETFFGNLNWSHQFNDDWSVKHSFSVNQQGFTANGVALPGVTTTSAGFVSIGLPPQPFVGWGVVRTPIGNGSQSDTYSTNLDLIGHFNTYGLRHTTLFGGDYYRLNNSFSMIRSSLEIPWSVVNPYNPVNPGLQLDPNISASGDFGSHQQTDQYGLYGQDQIKLPFDVHITGGIRYQYIHQRTLTTGDGGVSTGDTAYSQDAVTPRVGVLWHPQSWVSLYANYAESFGPNTGLTWIGSGQTTAGQYKQIAPTSAEQYEGGIKTEFLDGQLRATLAYYDMTKTNVATGDPQHPFPACGSGCSLAIGGIRSRGPELDIQGELFPGWNMIATWANTDIRVSKTNANNDPLPLNNLSVGSRLFDVPRNTASVWSTYEIQDTDFKGLKFGGGVTVRDGTIGVGGLSFATGTNAPTIHVPAYATLDLMTAYSHSFGKSKVTVQFNLTNLLDKRYYTNINSVNNDTTNGFYAANAAYGAPRAAMGSINIQY